Part of the Thermotoga sp. Ku-13t genome is shown below.
CTTGCCTGACTTGATCAGATCCACAAACTCTTGAACCGTACTCAATCCCTTGGCGGCATCCGCCACGAAGTGGATGTGGTAATAACCAAAGTAACCTCCGATTGCTCTAACCTTTGGGTTGGGTTTTTCATACAGGGGTGCTGAACCAAGGTAAGCCATCTTGTCGACGAACGTGATACCCCAGCCAAGGTCTGCTTCTCCGAGCGAGACGCGTACGGGGTTGACCACGCCACCTCCAGGTATGACCTTGATCGATATCTTGGGCTCTTTTTCGTTGATCAGTGCGGCAACTGCTCCGGCCTGCGCGTACCAGCCTCCTCCGACTCCTCCGGCGATCCACGTCAAAGTCACGGGTTTCAGTTCCTGAGCGATAACGATGCCAATACTGAGAAAGGCAACTACGAGCAACACGATCCATGCTGACCTCATGAAGACCTCCCCCTTTGAAAGGATGGTTTTTCTTCCTTTTTGAAGTCACGGAATCTGGCGGGACTCAATTCTTGGATGGGAAGTGAAGGTTTCTCACCGCAGATCATCTGGACCAGCAAAGCACCCGTGATCGGAGCGAGTGCGATGCCGTCACCTTCGTGACCGGTTGCTACGAAGAAACCGGGATTTTCGGGATCTTCCCCTATAACGTACTTTCCATCTTCGCAGGCGGGCCTCAAACCAGCGAAAGTCCTTATGATTCGAACGTTTTTGAAGATGGGAAACAACTCGATCAACCTCTTTGTGATCGCCACGAGGGCTTCGAAGCTTGTCGATCTGTCGAAACCGACATACTCTCTCGTACTGCCGATCAGGTAATTTCCAGAATGTGTTTTTGACATTGCAAAACCAAGGCCCAATTTTTTCGCCGTTTCGTCTTCCTGCAGGTGAGACATGTGCTTCGCGATTATGTAATCTGAGTCCCACACGTCTGTTTCTCCCACAGATTCGATGGGTTCCGTCACCAGAATTTGCCCGCGTTTGGGTTTGATCGGAACGTCGAGCCCCACCATTCTGCAAACCTCTCTCGACCATACGCCCGCGGCACAGACCACGACGTCTGCTTCGTAAGTCGTACCATCCTGGATCTTCACGAGCCAGTGATTTGATTTCCTTTCCAGGGCGACCACCCTTGAGAATTTTTTGAGCTCCATTCCCAACGTTGTTCCTGCTTTCAGTAAGGCTTTCAAGACCGAGAAAGGATCGATCTGGGAATCGTCCGGACAATACGTGGAAGCCAAAACGCGTTCGCTCACGAACGGTTGTTTCTTCCTGATCTGTTCTCTGGAGAGCATCGTTACGTTCAACCCTATGGATCTCTGCTCTTCCACGAAGCGTTCCATGAAAGAAAGATGCTGTGGCTTATCCACGAGAATCATCCCGCCGCGGGTTTCAAACCACAGATTTTCACCCAGATCTCTCTGCCAGGCTTGATACATCTCAAGACTCAGCATGGCCATCTGCAGGGGAAGACCAGGAAGTTTTGATTGAAGCAAGATCATATGATCACAGGCACCGGAAGTTCCAGAGCCAACGTCCCCGCGGTCCAGAACCAGCACCTTCTTTTTTCTTTTGGCAAGCTGGAACGCTGTCGAAAGCCCGATGATACCCGCACCGATAACTAGAACATCGTAAGCGGGCACATTAACACCCCGTTCTGAGTGCATCAGCTGAAGGAGATGAAAGCACGAGGCAATGTTTTA
Proteins encoded:
- a CDS encoding FAD-binding oxidoreductase; the encoded protein is MPAYDVLVIGAGIIGLSTAFQLAKRKKKVLVLDRGDVGSGTSGACDHMILLQSKLPGLPLQMAMLSLEMYQAWQRDLGENLWFETRGGMILVDKPQHLSFMERFVEEQRSIGLNVTMLSREQIRKKQPFVSERVLASTYCPDDSQIDPFSVLKALLKAGTTLGMELKKFSRVVALERKSNHWLVKIQDGTTYEADVVVCAAGVWSREVCRMVGLDVPIKPKRGQILVTEPIESVGETDVWDSDYIIAKHMSHLQEDETAKKLGLGFAMSKTHSGNYLIGSTREYVGFDRSTSFEALVAITKRLIELFPIFKNVRIIRTFAGLRPACEDGKYVIGEDPENPGFFVATGHEGDGIALAPITGALLVQMICGEKPSLPIQELSPARFRDFKKEEKPSFQRGRSS